A window from Telopea speciosissima isolate NSW1024214 ecotype Mountain lineage chromosome 8, Tspe_v1, whole genome shotgun sequence encodes these proteins:
- the LOC122672558 gene encoding gibberellin 2-beta-dioxygenase 2-like, which produces MVVVVGSPTRIGGDGSIGVGGGGVVHVPVVDLSMNRSQVKELIIKACEEYGFFMVVNHRVPRDLIAKMEKEGLNFFHRHSLEKQKAGPAKPLGYGYKNIGFNGDMGELEYLLLDTNPLSVSQASNAISSHPSNFSCVVKDYVEAVRELACEILDLMAEGLRVPDKSVFSNLIRHVDSDSLIRLNHYPSDSDINDNRVGFGEHSDPQIISLLRANEVNGLQILLQDGVWVPVPPDPSSFCINVGDLLQVLTNGRFVSVRHRSMISNNTKESRMSIVYFGAPPLHASISPLPETVTAEKPSLYRPFTWAEYKNTAYALRLGDTRVDLFKTLLHPNSCSGKAFELE; this is translated from the exons atggtggtggtggtgggttcTCCTACAAGAATTGGTGGCGACGGCAGCATTGGtgttggaggaggaggagtggTACATGTTCCGGTGGTGGATCTCTCAATGAATAGGTCTCAGGTGAAGGAGCTCATCATCAAAGCATGTGAAGAGTATGGGTTCTTCATGGTGGTGAACCATAGAGTCCCAAGAGACCTTATTGccaaaatggagaaagaagggTTAAACTTCTTCCATAGACATTCCTTGGAGAAACAAAAAGCTGGACCGGCTAAACCTTTAGGGTATGGGTACAAGAACATTGGCTTCAATGGTGACATGGGTGAATTAGAGTATCTCCTCCTCGACACCAATCCTCTCTCCGTTTCTCAGGCTTCTAATGCTATTTCCTCTCACCCTTCCAATTTCAG CTGTGTGGTGAAAGATTACGTAGAGGCAGTTAGAGAGTTAGCTTGTGAGATACTAGATCTGATGGCAGAGGGGCTGCGGGTCCCAGACAAGTCAGTGTTCAGCAACCTCATCAGACACGTTGATAGCGACTCACTCATCAGGCTCAATCATTATCCATCAGATTCGGATATCAATGATAATCGGGTCGGGTTTGGTGAACACTCTGACCCACAGATTATCTCCCTCTTGAGAGCTAATGAAGTGAATGGCCTTCAGATCTTATTGCAAGATGGGGTTTGGGTTCCTGTTCCTCCTGATCCTTCCTCTTTCTGCATCAATGTTGGGGACCTTTTACAG GTGTTGACGAATGGGAGATTTGTGAGCGTGAGGCACAGGTCCATGATAAGCAACAATACAAAGGAATCAAGGATGTCGATAGTGTATTTTGGGGCGCCACCCTTGCATGCATCGATTTCTCCTCTTCCAGAGACGGTGACGGCAGAGAAGCCCAGCCTTTACAGACCCTTCACTTGGGCAGAATACAAGAATACGGCATACGCTCTACGCCTTGGAGACACTCGTGTCGATCTCTTCAAGACCCTTCTTCACCCCAACTCCTGCTCGGGCAAAGCGTTTGAGCTGGAGTAG